Part of the bacterium genome is shown below.
TTCATGGAGATGGGAATGTGAGATGCCCCCCCCCAATTACAGCCAATTTCATTAGGTTACAACATCCCTGGGCTAGGTCAATAAGGAAGGCAGACAATATCAGATCAAATGGCACTAAACTAACTTGCTGCATATCAGCTGACGAGCATATATTACGGGTACCTTCAGCCCAACGGGGGATTCTAGTCCACCTGGAAGGAAAAGCTTCCACTCATTTCAGCTATTGATTTTAACCTCTATAGACAACGAATGTAACGCTGCCTGTGTTTGAACATCTTACATATAGTTATTAATCAGGAGGTTGGATGCTTAGACGCTGGGGATTTACCTTAATCGAACTGCTGGTGGTTATCGCCATCATCGCTATATTGGCGGCGCTTCTCTTTCCTGTGTTTGCAAGCGCCCGTAAGCAAGGACGTCGAACTCATTGCATCAATAATCTCCGCCAGTTAGGTTTTGGGCTTCATCTATATAAAGAAGATTATAACCTTCTACCCTTGAGGCTTTCGATGATCTACCCGAGATATTTGAATGGGAACACTCAAGTTTTGATATGCCCGGAAGACCGCACTTTTGGCTTGCATGAAGGAACCATGCTTAATGAGGGCAATGATTTTCTTCCCAGCGGTGTCAGTTAT
Proteins encoded:
- a CDS encoding DUF1559 domain-containing protein is translated as MLRRWGFTLIELLVVIAIIAILAALLFPVFASARKQGRRTHCINNLRQLGFGLHLYKEDYNLLPLRLSMIYPRYLNGNTQVLICPEDRTFGLHEGTMLNEGNDFLPSGVSYDYIPAWVSDSLEANQMKLDWWNHKPHYGDGKWRDLTPIAICNWHWASKFNKNDSYGTPKSGGGMRLVLTMDAGVHKLHTSVKWEEFNPEFYR